TTTAACCTCTTCATTATCCAGCGCTTCAGCAGTAATAGCAAAGTCACTCAGTTCGTCTGTACTTGTTTTGTCCGTTAAATCATTGATTGTTGGACTGGTCTTATCTTCAATAAGCTGAACCGGCTTAGATGGAACCTGATATTCCCTAACTGCTCCCGGCGTTGCCTTTTCTTTCGCGGCGTTCACCTTTAATTGTTTCGTTGATCCATCCTGAGGAAACGTATAATTAATTCCTTTATCAGTGGCTGCATCGTTGACGTTCGGAACATCATTGTAGTACGCAACGTTCAGTTCCCTTCCGCTGTTTGTCGCGACGACAAGACCTCTCATCAGCGTGTTGGACATTCCGTCGCTGTAAATTTTGACGAGGTTTTTGTTTTCCTCTAGATTACTACCGTAATTTTTATTAAAGTCTGCAGCCGTTTTATCCTGATTTGCTGCGTTTATAATCCAGAAAACGAGTGTTTCCCCTGCCGGAATTACGGCTTCTTCCGGAATGGACGGCCATACAATATCTGTTGCCGCTTCAGCGCCTGAGCGGTATTGAATCTTATAATCTTTAAAGTTCAGTTCTTCGTTTGTGTTGTTATAGACCTCAATAAATTCATAGCCATCCGAGCTGCCCACGTTCGTTGAATTCGGCACAGCTTCTGTTATGAGAAGGGGAGGCACATTTGCAGGATTGGCGTTCGATGGAGCGATGGTAATCGTCGCCTCTTCAGTTTGCGCCGTATTTTTTCCGTCTGAAGCACTCACGTAATAGACCAAATCCGCCACAGCATCACTGCCGTCGATCTGGCCTGTGTAGGAATCTGGTTTATCAGGTGACGCTGTCATCGGAACAGCTTTAAACTCCGATTCACCCGTTTTTTTATAGTGTAGCTGAGCCTGTGACACCATTCTGTTGTCTTTAATCTCTGCTCTAATCAAAATCGGAGAATAAGCAGACCCGCTTGCAACCGGTTCGAATTTAATGCTTGGAGCTTCTGTATCCGGTCCTGCCGGTTTATAAGCCTGTTCTTCCTCGATGGTTCCTGGTGTCGGCACTGCAAGTGTTTTGAACGTTTTCATTGCAGTCCCGGACTCCGGTGCCTTGAAATGGATATCGGCTCCTTCATCGTTTGATTCGTTGGGAAGGTAAGAAGCGGATACAACAGGCTGGCCGTTCTCATCTTTTATTAGGATGCCGCGGTCACCGCCATTAGCAAACCCTTTAAAATTCACTTTAAAAGCGAAAAGGTTATCCTCTCCTAGTGTTACTCCATAATGCTGATTAAAGTCTGAAGCTGTTTTACCGTTAAGGTTGAACCATAAAACAGCCGTTTTCCCTGGTTTAATCGTGACCGGAGGCATTGGAGTAATTTCGTAATCAGATCCAGGTGTCTTTGGATATTGATAAACAAATTTACATTTACTTAAGTCCATCTCTGAATCGGTTGGATTATAAAGCTCTATGTATTCAAACGAATCCGTACCTTTATTATTTGGAGAGATCTCCGTAATCAAAAGCTGTGTCGCCCTCACTTCCTGCTCTGCTGCCTTTACAGCACCAGCAGGTATTGCACTTACAATTGTTGATAAGGTAAAAACAAATACAAGAAATCCAGATAAAAGCTTGTTCTTCCTCATGATTAACCCCCGCTATCCTCGTAATATCGCCATAATTTTACATATGGATTACTAAGATAGCTGGGGGAATTTTTAAAACATTCGTAAATATTAATTAATTTTACAATGTAAAAATTAACAATTTTCCGATTGACTTTTTTAGATTAATGCTTGTTGTTATTTACGTAGCAAGTATTCGCTAGGTACCTATGGTGGAGTTTATAAAGCCGGTCAAACTTACTATTTAGACAATCTCGCATCTTATTTAGCCGGTCGGAACCGGAATTTGTCCGCTGCATTTTATTTGTCCGATGGCACACTTTATTTAGCTGTCCCGCTTTGCTTTTTAGCCGTTCTTTACACTTTTTTGGCCGATCGGAACCGGAATTTGTCCGTTGTATTTTATTTGTCCGGTGGCGCACTTTATTTAGCCGTTCCACTCTGCTTTTTAGCCGTTCTTCATACTTTTTTAGCCGATCCTACCCTTAATTTGTCCGCTGCATTTTATTTGTCCGATGGCGCACTTTATTTAGCCGTCCCGCTTTGCTTTTTAGCCGTTCTCCCCACTTTTTAGCCGGTCGTACCCTTAATTTGTCCGCTGTATTTTATTTGTCCGATGGAGTACTTTATTTAGCCGTTCCGCTCTGTTTTTAGCCGTTCTCCCCACTTTTTTATCCGATCGGAACCGGAATTTGTCCGTTGCATTTTATTTGTCCGGTGGTGCACTTTATTTAGCCGTTCCACTCTGCTTTTTAGCCTTCCTCTACACTTTTTTAGCCGATCGTACCCTTAATTTGTCCGCTGCACATTATTTGTCGGATAAATCTTCGCACCTGCCGCCATTACCGACAAGGTTTATAGACTAACTTTCCACAACTCCTTCTTGTCGTGAAAATATAGTGTCCCTGTATGATCCGGCGTTACTTGATCCGTACCATTCCGTATAATGGAAGTTTTGTAGCTTTTCATATCAAGCTTAAACAATACCTTCTCCACCGTGCCATATACATTGCCGTCTTTTCCAATGGCAAGGGATGCATGAGGTGTGTAGCCTGAGACGCTTTTCACGACCGGACGCTGGATGGTGACACCTTTTCCAGGGGTATAGATAAACACGTTTCCATCCGCTATTCCGACGATTCGGCCATCCTTGGCAGCGGCAAGGGCTGAGATATATTGTACGTGCTTAAACGGAAGGCGGATGATTTCAGGCTTTGCCATTAAATTGCCTGCCGGAAGGGCAAACAGCACAGCGTTTGTTTTGTTCTTATCTACATTTGCTTTCCCGAAAATGGAGGTTCCGGCGTATACTTTTTTACTCCCTGAATGATATGCAAGGGAAACGATGCTTTGGTCCTTTACGATTTGATGGCGGATAGAAGCTTTTCGGCTCGCTGTATCATAAATGGCAAGCGCTCCTCCGTTTTTCCCCGCTCTCGGTGCGGTTCCAAAAACAATTTGTTTTGAACCGGGTACAGCTGCAGCTGCCATTGGCCGGTCCTGGCCGCTTCCATCAAAAGCTGCGACCTGTTTAGGATTTTTTCCGGCAACCCAAGCAGCAGACGGATTGTATTCCAATATTTTCGCACCGGGATAGACACCAAAGTACAGCTTTCCATTCGCTGAAGCCATGCTCTCCATTTGGCCGATTGCTTCTTGTATGACACTTGTTCCAGTTGAAGGGTGGTATGTTCCCATCTTTCCGTTCAAAAATCCGGAGCTGTATATTTTCCCGTCAGCCCCTGCTCCGATTTTATGTACCTCTACCGCTTGCGGAGGCAGTACAAGATTCAGGTTTTCATAGGAATGGCTAGAGGCTTTATAGGTAAAATAGCGGTCGGCATTTCCTACCTTGCCTGTTAAAACAGCTTCGGGTGAACCTGGGAATACAACGAAATCAAGGGACACGATACTGGTTGGAATTCGGTTATTTACCACAAGCTCCGATTTTTTAGAACTTAAATTATACCGGTACAGGGATGTGCCATTTGCATAATAAACGGCATTTTCTTTAGGGGATTTAGGTGACACCCCTTTAGAGGTTGCCGCGAGCTCCCCTGTCAGCTTCTTGCTTTTCGCATCAAATACGAGAATCTTATTTTCTGGATTGAGCTTCACAAAAACAAGCGAGCCAACCACTCTAATGGAATCAATCTGCTTCTGTGACATATACCTGGATGGAAGCATGCTCTGCTTTTTCGCTGTTTTAATGTCATATGAAACGAGCGTTGCAGGTGAGCCGGTTCCAATAAACAGCTGCCGGTTTGCATCATCCGCTGCCACGCTTTTCGCATCCTTTTTCCCTGAAACGACCGTTCCAAGATCTTTAAATTTGCCGGATGCATAGCTGAAAAGCCTTCCTTCATTGGCAGAAACCCCATAAACAATTCCGCTCTGCGCACTGTATGCAAGTCCCCAAATCGTCGTTCCATTTTTCGAGGTTGCTTTTCCTGCTTTCGCAAGCTTCATAGAATTCGGATCATAACGGTAGAGCAGTTCCCCTGGAGTGGTGCCAATCCATACTTGCTCGGAATCGGCGTGTATAGACCAGCCGGCCGTTGAACCATCCAGAGACTCGGAATCCACCACTCTTCCAGTGGATAAATTGGTGACAATGAGTTTGGCCGGAAGACCCTGCAACACGGTATACATGAGCGGCTCCCCTTTTTTATTCATGGCACTTGCTGCTGCTGTTACATTTAAATTGGTGATTTGAGGTCCTATTTTTTGAAAAATTGGAGCTGAACTTGCTTTAGGCTGCAGGAAAAATCCTAAACAACACGTCATAATCCATGCACTAATCAAAATTTTTTTCATTTCCTCAGTTCTTCCTTCCTGTATTTCCCTTTAGCATTCTAGTATTTTACAAGTTTTTATAGACAATTTTACTTAGATATGGCAAAATTTCATCAGTAACGCTAACTGTCAATCCCTACTTATGTATCGGTTTAAATAGACTATTATGAATGGAACGAGGGAAAAAAGCTTGAGAGCGAAAAAACAGAATAAGAAACGGAGAACGTGGCTATGGATCACTCTATCCGTCATCGGGGTTTTATTGCTGGGAGCCGGTTTATACGCGGGATATCTAATTAAACGAACAAATGATACCGTTGCCAATATTCAGGAAGAGGTCAAAATCGAAAAGACGACGCCTATTGTGAACCTGGAAAAGAGAGACCCTATCTCCATCCTGCTTATGGGCGTGGACGAACGGAAGGATGATCCCGGCCGCTCCGATTCTCTTATCTACATGACGGTCAATCCGAATAAAAAAGAAATGCACATGGTCAGTATTCCAAGGGATACAAGAACGGAAATTGTCGGGAACAATACGACGGACAAAATTAATCATGCTTACGCATTTGGCGGTACAGCGATGACCATTGCCACTGTTCAGAAATTCCTCGGAGTCGATGTCGATTATTTTGTAAAAGTCAACATGGAAAGCTTTAAGCAGATTGTTGATACAGTGGGCGGCATCCAAATCAACAACCACCTTGCTTTCACCTATGAAAATGAAACCTTTAATAAAGGTACGATTACACTCAATGGCGAGCAGGCACTTAAGTATTCAAGGATGAGGTATGAGGATCCGGATGGCGATTTCGGCCGCCAGCTTCGTCAGCGTAAAGTAATTGAAGCGGTCATTGCCAAAGGAGCCACTATTCAATCCATTACAAAATTCAGCGATATGCTGAGTGTCGTCGAAAACAATGTGAAAACGAACCTTTCCTTTGATAATATGTGGGATATGGTTTCAAATTATCGGGATGCGAGCAGCAAAATGGTTCAGCATTCAATTGATGGAAAAGGGACAAAAATCGATGGGGTGTATTACCTCGAGGTGCCTGAAGAAACGCGCACTGCCTTAACTAAAGAACTGCAGGAGAGCCTGGACATCACACCAAGCACAGCCAGCACTAACTAAATCCGGTAAAACCGGATTTTTTTATTTTAAACTAGGTATAAAGACTCATTTTATATAAATTCCTTCTTCTTCCTCTAGCGCAAAATTCCTAATCCCACTTATAATATGCTAGCAGACTTCAAAATCCGACAAATTTCTACTATGGTGATTCCATTGACTCCACACTTTAAAAACCCGCTAGCATGGCTGGGAACCATCACATTAACGATACTTGGCATTCTCGGTAACTATTTCTCGATTGAAATGTTTTTTGGCATTGATTTTTTATTTGGATCCATCTTTGTTTTCATCATCATCTACACATATGGCTTTAAGCCTGGACTGGCTGCCTCCCTATTGACAAGCCTTGTCACCTTCTATTTGTGGAATCATTTTTTTGGCGTCTTTATTTTGACCGCTGAATGCCTCATCGTATACTTGCTTCACCGCAGGAGAGGTCTGAATGTCGTCATTCTCGATGCATTGTATTGGTTTGCCATCGGAACCCCGCTCATTTTTCTCTTCTATTACGGGGTAATTGGCACTGAGGTGCTGGACACCACAATTGTCGCTCTGAAATATATGGTCAACGGAATATTAAATTGCCTTATTTTTTCAATTCTTCATTTGATTTATCAGCAGTACATTTTGAAAAAAGCACGAACAAAAAGCTTTCAGGAGCTCCTTTTTATCACCTTCACCTCCGTCTTTCTTATTCCTTCCATGTTCCTGCTTGTCTATGAGGGGAATAAAGTATACCGAAGTGAACTCACGGATATTAGAGAAATTGCTTCCGTAAAAACGCAAATGATTAGCACCTCTTTAACGAGCTGGGAGTCCACTCACCGGGCATCACTAAATACATTGAGACTCTATATCGCAAGCAGCGGCAATATGGATAATCATTTGAAAGACCTTGGCCGCACGCTTCCGTTCGTTCAGGATATTTATGTTTTTGACCATCGGAAGGAATTGGATTACCTCTACTCAGAAGCTTCAAATCTCCCGTTCTATGACGTGACCATGCTCAAGCTGACAGAGCTGCACCCTTATGTAACGGATGTTTACTTTAATCAATTCACTCGAGAGCAGATGACGAGCATCGTTGTTCCTATTCATGAAAATAATTACACGGGCTTTGCCGTTGCAACCTATAAGCTTAAGGATTTGCTCATCATGCTGAATCGAATGGAGCCGCATGAAAACATCGAGGTCAGCTTATATGATGAGCATACCTTGACGATGTATGATTTGAGCCAGCTGAAAAACGGCCAGCTTTCGAGTGACGTCAATTTATCAAAACCGTTTATTATGCAGCCTGCTGAAGAGCTGAATACGAATAAAATGAAGCGCTGGAAGCAATCATTTTTAGCAGAAAAAGCGGATATTCCATTTATCCCCTGGCATCCCTTTACAACGGTAAAAATTGAGCCGTATCAAAATGATTTGTACCTCAGCTATATTAAGCTGTTCGGCCTGGTCCTGATTATTATCGGATTCTCATTTTTCATCGCCTATTGGCTGAGCAATATGCTGGTATCATCCATTCGCAGGCTTTCTTTTATTACAGATCAGCTTTCTGCTTCAAAAGTGACATCTCAGAAAATACGATGGCCTAGAACGAGTATTACAGAGGTTTCCAGGCTGATCAAAAGCTTCGAAACGCTGATTAGTGATTTTAACCGGGTCATGCTTGAGCTCAGAAACAAACAAAAGAAGCTCGAGTACTTTGCCCATTTTGATGTCCTGACGAATATGCATAACCGGTATTCCTTTTCGGAACAGCTGGAAAAAGAGCTGAGGCTCGCCTCGCAGTTTGACCGTTCCGTTGCCGTTATGTTCTGTGATCTGGATCGCTTTAAGCTCATCAACGATTCCCTCGGGCATGATACCGGTGACGAATTGCTGAAGGAGCTTGCTGATACAATCCGCGGCATTTGCGGGGAACGCGCGATATTATGCCGCCATGGGGGCGATGAATTCCTGATCGCCCTTCCCGCAAACGGAGAAGAATCCATTGAGTCTATTTCTAAAAGACTGCTTGAAGAAATCTCAAAGCCCATATCCATTGGTGAAAATGAAGTCAGTGTAACGTGCAGCATCGGAATCAGCCTTTATCCAAATCACGCGGATACGATTGATGACTTGATCTCAACTGCTGATATTGCCATGTATAGTGCGAAGGAAAAGGGAAAGAACACATTTGAATTCTTTAATCCGGAGCTGAACAACAATTTAGCACGGAGAGTCCAGATAGAAAATGAACTGCTAAAGGCGCTGGAGCTTGAGGAATTCACGCTTCATTACCAGCCGCAGGTATCGCTTGCAACGAGGGAAACGACCGGCCTTGAGGCGCTGATCAGATGGAACAACCCCCGCCTCGGCAGCGTGTCCCCGGCTGAATTTATCCCTGTGGCTGAGGAGACCGGGATGATCCGCAAAATTGGTGAATGGGTCATCGACCGCGCAGCGAACGATTTGAATCAGCTTAAACAAGCAGGCTGCGGCAATCTGAATGTGGCCGTCAACATTTCCATTAAGCAGTTTTATCATGAATCCCTGCCTGCTTTTATTATGGATAAGCTTCATGAGCACAGCATTCCTGCACAGCAGTTTAAAATTGAAATCACCGAAAGCGTTGTAATCGACCATTTTGATCTCGTCTTGAAGCAGCTCCAAACACTGAAGGAAGCAGGCATTGCCATCGCCCTCGATGATTTCGGGACAGGATTTTCTTCATTGAATTATTTAAAAATCCTTCCGATCGATATTGTTAAAATCGACCGCTCCTTCATTCAGGACATTCTTAGCAATGAACAGGATGCAGCCATCGTTCAAGCCGTCATTCAAATTGCCGAAAGCAAGAGCCTGACGGTGATCGCAGAAGGCGTGGAAACGAATGAACAAGCCGCCTTCCTCCACTCAATCGGCTGTCCTCAGGGACAAGGCTATGTGTTCAGCAGACCGCAGCCAATCGAAGAGATTATGAAACAGCTAAAAACGAAAGGGTGACCGGATATGGCTCGGTCACCCTTTTTTCTATTTGAACGGATACTTGTCATTCCAAAAGTTATGTTCCATTAAATACCTGCGCCGCTGCTGAAGGGTCATGGCAAGCTGAGAGGTTTTTCCAATCTTACTTGTTATGTATTCTTTTAACAGAGGGATAAACAATTGATCTCCATTAGATAAAATCACAACCGATTTGTTTTTCGATGACCGAACTTCCTTCACATGATCGACTGCAAGCCAGATAACCTGATCACTTTTAGGGGACATGGTTGGAAACATATAGATGTCATTGAATTCACATATACATACTGGCAGCAGCTTCTGTCCCACCAATATTTCTCCAGCTGCCTTTAAACGCCCCTTATAGCTGCTTCCATAAAATACACAATTAAACTCAATCACAAACGTTGCGGGTTTCTTGATGATCAGCTTCTCATGCTCTTCATGAATAATCGTATACACATGACCATATTCGTCCCATTTCGATTCGAGAGCCATGGTCTTCTTTTGAATAAAATATTGCTCAACGATTTTCATTTGTTCTCCCCCTTCTGCTAATTTAAGATAAATGGTATGATATGGACAGGCAGTTTTCTGCTGCACCTGATCTCTTAACACGCTTCCTTGCAGGGCTTGAGTGTTAAGGGATTTTTTGCTTTTCCTGAGCTTCATTTCATTTCACCCCCTTTAACGGAATGTTCAAATAGTAACATATAACTATTTTCAAATATCATTATATAGGACTTTTATAACACTAAATATGTTATTTTTGTAAATAAATTGTATATTTTGTTTCGAGAATCGGAGGTAGCCATTATGACCGACACTTATTGGAAAACAGATACCGGGGAGAACTCCTGGAAACGGTACATCTCTTCACTGCTCGTCATCCTTTTATTTATCGTCCTCGGAGGAGCGGTATACGCCATTGGCCTTTTACTATTAACAGCCCTTGACGGCAATCCGGATACATACTTTGACACAGTCCTTGGCAGTGCGGTCGGACTCTCCCCATTCATTGACTTTGTCCTGCTTCATGCCACCTATTTATTCTGGCTGCTCGGATTGTATATAGCGATAAGATTTATCCATAAACGCACGCTCCGGTCTCTCATTACCCATCGCGAACGACTGGATTGGGGAAGAATCGGCTGGGGATTCGGAATATTTATCGGAATCTACCTGATCCTCAATGTAGCCGATTGGCTCCTATTTAAGGATGGCCTTGCATTGAATAACGAGACATCCCCCTCGCAATTTTTAATTCTTCTCGGTCTGGTACTGGTTTTCACGCCGATCCAAACAACCGTTGAAGAGCTATTCTTCAGAGGGTTCCTCGTTCAATGGCTTGGAAAAGGATTGCGCCATCCCATCCTGATCGCCCTGATCATCGCTCTCGTGTTCGGATCCCTCCACTTCGCCAACCCCGAAATGGGCCGGTCCGCGCTGCTGGTTGGATTGGAATACATCGTCGCCGGATTCATGCTCACCTTTATCGCACTGAAAACGGGTACAGCCGAGCTCTCAATCGGTGCTCATGCGGCGAACAACATCTTTTTGTTTCTATTTATATCCGATGAGCTCTCAGTTGGAGGCAAACTGCCGGCTGTGTTCTCCGTATCAGGTGACGTGGATCCCGTTTCGTCACTGATTGGGACGGTGATTATATTTGGGGGGTTTTTTTGGCTGAGTGTGAGGAGGTATGGGGTTGGGCGGGGTTGAATGGTTTTGCACTGGTTTTGCACTGACCCCCGGTTCGGTAAAGGACTAAAGCTCCGTCCCCTTCGATCGCTGAACTTAGTGCTGGATGGGATGGCAGTGATGCTGCTCTGTCCCTTGATGCGGTGGTGCAGCGGGGGTCAGTGCAATGCACTGACCCCCGTTCTGATAAAGCACTAAACCTCCGTCCCCCCATCATCCAAACTCAATATCCATTTGAAGCGGCGGCTTCTTTCCTCTGACCCCTGCTGCGGTGATGCGGTGGGGGTCAGTGTCGGTTTTAAGGGTTAAATACTGACTAGCGGGGCCTGTCCCCCACTCTGCTAAAGAGTGAAAGCTCTGGCACCGCCATCTGTAAACCCTTATGCAGCAAGGGATTGAAGAGATGCTCCTCTGTCCCCTTCTGCGGTGAAGGATGACGGGACTGGCACGGTGCCAGTCCCCACTTTCTCTGCATCACGAAAGCTCTGGCACCTCGCCTGATAACCTCTTCTCCCACAAGGCTTTAAGGCGCCTTGCCTCTGTCCCCACTTGCGGTGAAGAAGAGCGGGTCAGTGCACTGCGCCCTGTCAAGTTTACAGGGTCGATTCTTTTAATTTGATACGCTTTTAGAAAACTCTTTCGGTGATTGATAGCCTAATTTCTTTTGGTATCTTCGCTGATTATAGAACTCCATGTATTCATCTGTCGATTCCACTAATTGTTGTAACGTGCGGGGACGATCTAACCAAAGACCTTCTGTCTTATAATGACTGAAGAATGATTCAATCGGTGCGTTGTCCCAACAGTTCCCCCTTCTAGACATACTACGGACGATTTGATACCCTATAAGTGTGTTTTTGTATTTATGAGACGTGAATTGGTGTCCCTGGTCGCTATGCAGGGTGGCACATTTCAGGTCTCTTTTTTTATCTGCTTTTTTGAGCGTATCCAAGACTAGCTCCGTATCATTCTTGTCACTCAAATGATAAGCAATGATTTCTTTGTTGAATAAATCAATGATGGCACATAGATAGTATCGCTTACTCCCTGCATAGACGTAAGTGATATCAATACATAACTTATCATTCGGATAATCGGTCTTAAAATTACGTTTTAAAAGGTTAGGTGCAAAGTAGCTTTCTTGATCGTAATGTCTGATTTTCTTACGTCTCTGACGTGCATGCAGCCCCATCTTATTCAATAACCTTCTTACACGTTTGTAATTGACGAACAGATCATGGTGATCCCTCAAATAGGTGGTCAATTGGCGGTATCCTTGTCGTCCCTTTTCCTCAAAATACTTCTCCCTGAGAAGAAGGGCCATTTCCTGGTTTCTCTTCTCCTCCTTAGTTAGAGGCCGTGAGAGCCTCTTTTTCCACTTATAATAGCCATATCGGGAAACACCAGCTATGAGACAAAGTTTGTAGATACTATAGTTCTCCACCAAATGATGAATGATTTCAAATCGCTCTGATTTGGTTATCTGCCCTCCTTTCTCAAGGCTAATAACTTTTTTAAGTAAGCATTCTCCGCATCTGAAAAAGCTTTCTCTTCCATTAGCGTCCTTGGTTTAGGCCATCCAGATGGAAGACATCTTCTCGTCGTTTGCCCCTCTTGCTTTTCTGGTTTTGGCTTCTCTTTTACCTGATCCTTTTTAATCCACCGTCTCACCGTTTCGTCAGAAGGGATGCCAAACTCCCTAGCCACACTTAAATAGCCCATATCTGCATGGTCATGATAAAACTTAACCACTTTCTTTTTATATTCCGCTGAGTATTTTCTCATCTGGATCTCCTCCTTTGATTGAAGACACTAACATGTCTAAGGAGACCCTGTAAACTATATGGGGAGCATAGCACAGGCCCCTCCCCTCACCCCCACGGTCAGCCCCCTGCATACTCCCGCCAAACACAATAACCATGCACAGCCCTTTCCCCTCCTCCATACGATAACCCTATACCAAAATGGGTTAGTTTTGAGGAGGACTCTATTTGAAGAAGGCTTTATCCTTGCTGATTGTTTCGCTTTTTTTGCTAAGCGGCTGTGTGATTAATGAGAAACCCAAGACGGTTCAAACCGTTCAAGAGCCCCCTGTTGAAAAAGAAAGCCCGCCTGTTCAGAGAGAAGAAGAGCCGGCTCCAGAGCCAGTGCCTGAACCAGCCCCTGCACCTGAGGAACCGCCTGCTGCGGAGGAGCCTGCAGCGCCTGCTGTTCCGGATGTGAGCGATGCGGAGATGCAGTATTTGGATCAGGTTAGTCCGATGCTTGAACAGCTGTCCGCGGGGCTTTATGCTTTTGGGGAGCTGAATATGCAGGCAAGCGGGGATCCATCGCTTCTGACCGATTCGGGCTGGACGAAGGAAATGGCGAAAGCGCTGGTGCAGATGCAGAGTGCGAGCGATGATTTGAAAAGTCTTCAGCCGCC
The Metabacillus sp. FJAT-52054 genome window above contains:
- a CDS encoding LytR family transcriptional regulator, giving the protein MRAKKQNKKRRTWLWITLSVIGVLLLGAGLYAGYLIKRTNDTVANIQEEVKIEKTTPIVNLEKRDPISILLMGVDERKDDPGRSDSLIYMTVNPNKKEMHMVSIPRDTRTEIVGNNTTDKINHAYAFGGTAMTIATVQKFLGVDVDYFVKVNMESFKQIVDTVGGIQINNHLAFTYENETFNKGTITLNGEQALKYSRMRYEDPDGDFGRQLRQRKVIEAVIAKGATIQSITKFSDMLSVVENNVKTNLSFDNMWDMVSNYRDASSKMVQHSIDGKGTKIDGVYYLEVPEETRTALTKELQESLDITPSTASTN
- a CDS encoding EAL domain-containing protein translates to MTPHFKNPLAWLGTITLTILGILGNYFSIEMFFGIDFLFGSIFVFIIIYTYGFKPGLAASLLTSLVTFYLWNHFFGVFILTAECLIVYLLHRRRGLNVVILDALYWFAIGTPLIFLFYYGVIGTEVLDTTIVALKYMVNGILNCLIFSILHLIYQQYILKKARTKSFQELLFITFTSVFLIPSMFLLVYEGNKVYRSELTDIREIASVKTQMISTSLTSWESTHRASLNTLRLYIASSGNMDNHLKDLGRTLPFVQDIYVFDHRKELDYLYSEASNLPFYDVTMLKLTELHPYVTDVYFNQFTREQMTSIVVPIHENNYTGFAVATYKLKDLLIMLNRMEPHENIEVSLYDEHTLTMYDLSQLKNGQLSSDVNLSKPFIMQPAEELNTNKMKRWKQSFLAEKADIPFIPWHPFTTVKIEPYQNDLYLSYIKLFGLVLIIIGFSFFIAYWLSNMLVSSIRRLSFITDQLSASKVTSQKIRWPRTSITEVSRLIKSFETLISDFNRVMLELRNKQKKLEYFAHFDVLTNMHNRYSFSEQLEKELRLASQFDRSVAVMFCDLDRFKLINDSLGHDTGDELLKELADTIRGICGERAILCRHGGDEFLIALPANGEESIESISKRLLEEISKPISIGENEVSVTCSIGISLYPNHADTIDDLISTADIAMYSAKEKGKNTFEFFNPELNNNLARRVQIENELLKALELEEFTLHYQPQVSLATRETTGLEALIRWNNPRLGSVSPAEFIPVAEETGMIRKIGEWVIDRAANDLNQLKQAGCGNLNVAVNISIKQFYHESLPAFIMDKLHEHSIPAQQFKIEITESVVIDHFDLVLKQLQTLKEAGIAIALDDFGTGFSSLNYLKILPIDIVKIDRSFIQDILSNEQDAAIVQAVIQIAESKSLTVIAEGVETNEQAAFLHSIGCPQGQGYVFSRPQPIEEIMKQLKTKG
- a CDS encoding competence protein ComK — protein: MKLRKSKKSLNTQALQGSVLRDQVQQKTACPYHTIYLKLAEGGEQMKIVEQYFIQKKTMALESKWDEYGHVYTIIHEEHEKLIIKKPATFVIEFNCVFYGSSYKGRLKAAGEILVGQKLLPVCICEFNDIYMFPTMSPKSDQVIWLAVDHVKEVRSSKNKSVVILSNGDQLFIPLLKEYITSKIGKTSQLAMTLQQRRRYLMEHNFWNDKYPFK
- a CDS encoding CPBP family intramembrane glutamic endopeptidase encodes the protein MTDTYWKTDTGENSWKRYISSLLVILLFIVLGGAVYAIGLLLLTALDGNPDTYFDTVLGSAVGLSPFIDFVLLHATYLFWLLGLYIAIRFIHKRTLRSLITHRERLDWGRIGWGFGIFIGIYLILNVADWLLFKDGLALNNETSPSQFLILLGLVLVFTPIQTTVEELFFRGFLVQWLGKGLRHPILIALIIALVFGSLHFANPEMGRSALLVGLEYIVAGFMLTFIALKTGTAELSIGAHAANNIFLFLFISDELSVGGKLPAVFSVSGDVDPVSSLIGTVIIFGGFFWLSVRRYGVGRG
- a CDS encoding IS3 family transposase yields the protein MSLEKGGQITKSERFEIIHHLVENYSIYKLCLIAGVSRYGYYKWKKRLSRPLTKEEKRNQEMALLLREKYFEEKGRQGYRQLTTYLRDHHDLFVNYKRVRRLLNKMGLHARQRRKKIRHYDQESYFAPNLLKRNFKTDYPNDKLCIDITYVYAGSKRYYLCAIIDLFNKEIIAYHLSDKNDTELVLDTLKKADKKRDLKCATLHSDQGHQFTSHKYKNTLIGYQIVRSMSRRGNCWDNAPIESFFSHYKTEGLWLDRPRTLQQLVESTDEYMEFYNQRRYQKKLGYQSPKEFSKSVSN
- a CDS encoding transposase; its protein translation is MRKYSAEYKKKVVKFYHDHADMGYLSVAREFGIPSDETVRRWIKKDQVKEKPKPEKQEGQTTRRCLPSGWPKPRTLMEEKAFSDAENAYLKKLLALRKEGR